The following proteins come from a genomic window of Lachnoclostridium phytofermentans ISDg:
- a CDS encoding ABC transporter ATP-binding protein yields MEDYIIEMLHITKEFPGIIANDDITLRLKKGEIHALLGENGAGKSTLMSVLFGLYQAEKGEIRKNGQLIKINNPNDANAYGIGMVHQHFKLVEIFTVLENIILGVEPNTMGFLEKKEARKKVLSLCEQYGLKVNPDAVVESISVGMQQRVEILKMLYRDNEILIFDEPTAVLTPQEIDELMEIMRGFAKEGKSILFITHKLNEIMAVADRCSVLRKGKYIGTVDIKDTTKEELSRMMVGRDISFSVEKDEATPAEVVLSVRDVTVPSKIHKNNAVKNVSFDVRAGEIVCLAGIDGNGQTEFVSALTGLDKMSGGNVTLCGKDITKANIRTRSKTGMSHIPEDRHKHGLVLEYTLEENMVLQRYWEPAFQKKGFIRKHAIRQYADKLIKQYDVRSGQGPITIARSMSGGNQQKAIIAREIDKQHELLVAVQPTRGLDVGAIEYIHKQLVARRDANKAVLLVSLELEEVMNVSDRILVMYEGEIVGELNPKTTTVEELGLYMSGAKRMNVTPKKKEESSANE; encoded by the coding sequence GTGGAAGACTATATTATTGAGATGCTCCATATCACAAAGGAGTTCCCTGGAATTATAGCAAATGATGATATCACACTCCGCCTAAAAAAGGGAGAGATTCATGCACTGCTTGGAGAAAACGGTGCTGGGAAATCAACTCTTATGAGTGTGTTATTTGGTTTATATCAGGCGGAAAAAGGCGAAATTAGAAAGAATGGCCAATTAATTAAGATTAATAACCCAAATGACGCCAATGCATATGGTATTGGTATGGTTCATCAGCACTTTAAGCTGGTGGAAATTTTTACTGTTCTAGAAAATATTATCTTAGGTGTAGAACCTAATACGATGGGCTTTCTCGAGAAAAAGGAAGCAAGAAAAAAAGTATTGAGCCTATGTGAGCAATATGGGCTTAAAGTTAACCCAGACGCAGTAGTAGAAAGTATTTCAGTTGGAATGCAACAGCGTGTAGAGATTTTAAAGATGCTCTACCGAGATAATGAGATTTTAATATTTGATGAGCCTACGGCGGTATTGACCCCACAGGAAATCGACGAACTTATGGAAATAATGCGAGGCTTTGCGAAAGAAGGAAAATCCATCTTATTCATCACTCATAAGCTAAATGAGATTATGGCGGTGGCTGACCGTTGCTCAGTTTTGCGTAAAGGTAAATATATAGGAACTGTTGATATTAAGGATACAACCAAAGAGGAATTATCAAGGATGATGGTTGGACGAGATATCAGTTTTTCAGTTGAGAAAGACGAGGCAACACCTGCTGAGGTTGTGTTATCGGTACGTGATGTTACAGTACCATCTAAAATTCATAAAAATAATGCAGTAAAGAATGTATCCTTTGATGTTCGTGCAGGTGAAATTGTTTGTCTGGCTGGTATTGATGGTAATGGACAGACAGAGTTTGTTTCCGCATTGACAGGATTAGATAAAATGTCTGGCGGTAACGTCACATTGTGCGGAAAAGACATCACCAAGGCGAATATTAGAACAAGATCGAAAACAGGAATGAGCCATATTCCAGAAGACCGCCACAAGCATGGGTTGGTTCTTGAGTATACCCTGGAAGAAAATATGGTATTGCAACGTTATTGGGAACCAGCTTTCCAGAAAAAAGGTTTTATACGGAAGCATGCAATTCGCCAATATGCAGACAAACTGATTAAACAATACGATGTCAGAAGTGGTCAGGGACCGATCACAATTGCACGTAGTATGTCAGGCGGTAATCAGCAAAAAGCGATCATCGCTCGTGAGATTGACAAACAACATGAACTTCTAGTTGCTGTTCAGCCAACCCGCGGACTTGATGTCGGTGCGATTGAATATATACATAAGCAACTGGTAGCAAGAAGAGATGCGAACAAGGCGGTTTTATTGGTATCTTTAGAGCTTGAAGAAGTAATGAATGTAAGTGATCGTATCTTGGTTATGTATGAAGGTGAAATTGTTGGCGAGCTTAATCCTAAGACTACAACAGTAGAGGAACTTGGTCTTTATATGTCTGGTGCCAAACGTATGAATGTGACACCAAAGAAGAAGGAGGAATCAAGCGCCAATGAATAA
- a CDS encoding BMP family lipoprotein, which yields MRKILSTALVLVMTCSLLAGCGKKDAETGAGTGSGGSNGFEIALITDKGNIDDKSFNQGSWEGVEEFAGKKYSHKYYKPEEASDAGYLAAIDLAIAGGAKVVVTPGFLFEVAVFEAQTKYPDVKFILLDGAPHTADYATFETKSNVASVLYAEEESGYLAGYAAVKDGMTKLGFMGGMAVPAVRAFGYGYLQGAENAAKELGLADGAVSVTYHYTGDFLDTDTNKNMAKSIYQEGAQVIFACGGSVGKSVMSAATEANTKVIGVDVDQRYDSDTVMTSATKGLGASVVAVLKSIYDSNSWDTYGGKTTYFNAVNDGVGLPTAVIGDDKADAFDRFNTFKKADYEAVFKTLVDGTVDPIREITVEDANGIATAKELTDGLSLTKVVVTTR from the coding sequence ATGAGAAAAATTTTATCAACAGCTTTAGTACTTGTTATGACTTGTTCCTTATTAGCAGGTTGTGGTAAGAAAGACGCTGAGACTGGTGCTGGAACAGGATCAGGTGGTAGCAATGGATTTGAAATCGCTCTGATTACAGACAAAGGTAACATTGATGACAAGTCCTTTAACCAAGGTTCTTGGGAAGGCGTAGAGGAATTTGCAGGAAAGAAGTATTCTCACAAATACTATAAGCCAGAAGAGGCATCTGATGCAGGTTATCTAGCAGCAATTGATTTAGCTATAGCAGGTGGTGCTAAAGTTGTCGTAACACCTGGTTTCTTATTTGAAGTAGCAGTATTCGAAGCTCAGACAAAGTATCCAGATGTTAAGTTCATCTTACTTGATGGAGCTCCTCATACCGCAGATTATGCAACTTTTGAAACTAAATCAAACGTTGCCAGCGTATTATATGCAGAAGAAGAGTCTGGATATCTTGCAGGCTATGCTGCTGTAAAAGATGGCATGACAAAACTTGGTTTCATGGGTGGTATGGCAGTACCAGCGGTTCGTGCTTTCGGTTATGGTTATTTACAGGGTGCTGAAAATGCTGCAAAAGAATTAGGTCTTGCAGATGGTGCTGTTTCTGTTACATACCATTATACTGGTGACTTTTTAGATACTGATACGAATAAAAATATGGCGAAATCTATTTATCAAGAAGGCGCTCAAGTAATCTTTGCTTGTGGTGGTTCTGTAGGTAAGAGTGTTATGTCCGCTGCAACAGAAGCAAACACTAAAGTTATCGGTGTAGACGTAGACCAAAGATATGATAGTGATACTGTTATGACTTCTGCAACAAAAGGTCTTGGTGCATCTGTAGTTGCAGTTCTTAAATCGATTTATGACTCTAACAGCTGGGATACTTATGGTGGTAAAACAACTTACTTTAACGCTGTTAATGATGGCGTTGGTCTTCCTACCGCTGTTATTGGTGATGATAAGGCAGATGCTTTTGACCGTTTCAACACATTTAAAAAAGCTGATTATGAAGCAGTATTTAAGACTTTAGTAGATGGAACTGTTGATCCTATCCGTGAGATTACAGTAGAAGATGCAAATGGTATTGCTACTGCAAAGGAACTTACAGACGGTTTATCTCTTACAAAAGTTGTGGTAACTACTAGATAG
- a CDS encoding LbetaH domain-containing protein, with the protein MIELEIQSLFDLTQTIATDLFQGVIYPWEVLPNIGSFIKKLGETLPAQEYDRIGDNIWIAKSATVARSADIHGPCIIDKNAEIRHCAYLRGNIIVGEGAVVGNSTELKNVVLFNKVQVPHYNYVGDSVLGYKSHMGAGAITSNVKSDKTLVTVRFQNEKYPTGLKKMGAILGDMVEIGCGSVLNPGTVIGRETNIYPLSSVRGYIPEHSIYKKAGEIAKKQDEV; encoded by the coding sequence ATGATTGAATTAGAGATACAAAGTTTATTTGATTTGACACAAACAATTGCAACGGATTTATTCCAGGGTGTAATTTATCCATGGGAAGTTTTACCTAATATTGGATCTTTTATTAAAAAACTTGGAGAAACCTTACCAGCCCAGGAATATGATAGAATTGGGGATAATATATGGATTGCAAAGTCTGCTACAGTAGCACGTTCGGCTGATATTCATGGCCCTTGTATTATTGATAAGAACGCAGAAATTCGTCACTGTGCTTATCTTCGTGGAAACATTATTGTTGGCGAGGGTGCAGTTGTTGGAAATTCTACAGAGCTTAAGAATGTTGTGTTATTTAATAAAGTTCAAGTTCCACACTATAACTATGTTGGGGACTCAGTTCTTGGTTATAAATCACATATGGGAGCTGGTGCTATTACTTCGAATGTAAAATCGGATAAGACATTAGTTACAGTACGATTTCAAAACGAAAAATATCCAACTGGCTTAAAGAAGATGGGTGCTATCCTAGGAGATATGGTAGAGATTGGGTGCGGTAGTGTACTAAACCCAGGTACCGTTATTGGTAGAGAGACGAATATATATCCACTTTCCTCTGTGCGAGGATATATTCCAGAACATAGTATATATAAAAAGGCTGGAGAGATTGCTAAAAAGCAGGACGAAGTGTAA
- a CDS encoding DNA topoisomerase, with product MGKSLYISEKPSVAQEFAKALKSNFRKSDGYMESEDSIVTWCVGHLVTMSYPESYDPALKKWSLQTIPFLPKEFKYEVIPSVSKQFQVVKGLLNRSDVDKIYVCTDSGREGEYIYRLVDQMAKVPKNKEKRRVWIDSQTEEEILRGIREAKPLSDYDNLSSSAYLRAQEDYLMGINFSRVLSLKYGYTVNNFLKNEKHSAIAVGRVMTCVLGMVVRREREIREFVKTPFYRVMLTLETSDRTFDGEFKAVEGSKYYLSPLLYKENGFREKQEAEKLITMLTGYESEYETRIENNNKNSYLAKLKQDEESKQLVAEIVSMEKKKENKNPPLLFNLAELQNECSKLFKISPDETLKYTQELYEKKLVTYPRTDARVLSTAVSKEIYKNIKGLTALSQFQPFAEEVLALGSYKNIAKTRYVNDKQITDHYAIIPTGQGFGALSSLSPTAKRVYVSIVKRFLSIFYPPAVYQKIAITTKIDTESFFSSFRVLIEEGYLKVAGYQGNTNTAMQDTDGSAKTSTKTEADGKEKGSDEETEEEKDYDATFFEVIKSLKKGMKLPVRNFTIKEGETAPPKRYNSGSLILAMENAGQLIDDEELRAQIKGSGIGTSATRAEILNKLVKINYLSLNKKTQIMTPALMGELIYDVVNVSIRSLLNAELTASWEKGLTMVSDGTITKDEYIAKLEGFVGRMTEGVKGVNNANLLIPYFEQVAQNYKK from the coding sequence ATGGGTAAAAGCTTATATATCTCTGAGAAACCAAGTGTGGCTCAGGAATTTGCAAAAGCACTAAAATCAAATTTTAGAAAGTCTGATGGGTATATGGAATCTGAAGATAGTATAGTAACTTGGTGTGTTGGGCATCTTGTAACAATGAGCTATCCAGAAAGCTATGATCCTGCTTTAAAAAAATGGTCACTGCAAACGATTCCGTTTTTACCAAAGGAGTTTAAATATGAGGTTATTCCATCGGTTAGTAAACAGTTTCAGGTGGTAAAGGGGCTGTTAAATCGTTCTGATGTTGATAAAATATATGTCTGTACTGACTCTGGACGAGAAGGAGAGTACATTTATCGTTTGGTAGACCAGATGGCAAAGGTACCAAAGAATAAAGAAAAACGAAGAGTATGGATAGACTCTCAAACAGAGGAAGAAATCTTAAGAGGTATTCGTGAAGCAAAGCCTCTATCTGATTACGATAACCTTTCATCATCAGCTTATCTAAGGGCACAAGAAGATTACTTAATGGGAATCAATTTTTCTCGTGTGCTATCACTAAAATATGGTTATACCGTAAATAATTTTCTCAAAAACGAAAAACATTCTGCGATAGCAGTAGGACGTGTTATGACTTGCGTTCTTGGAATGGTAGTTAGAAGAGAGCGTGAAATACGTGAATTTGTGAAAACTCCATTTTACCGTGTCATGCTGACATTAGAAACTTCGGATAGAACCTTTGACGGAGAATTTAAAGCGGTAGAAGGGTCAAAGTATTATCTATCTCCATTACTATATAAAGAGAACGGATTTCGTGAGAAACAAGAAGCAGAGAAATTAATTACGATGCTTACTGGCTATGAATCGGAATATGAAACAAGAATTGAGAATAATAATAAAAACAGTTACCTTGCAAAATTAAAGCAGGATGAAGAGTCTAAGCAATTGGTGGCTGAAATCGTAAGCATGGAGAAAAAGAAGGAAAATAAGAATCCACCTCTTCTTTTTAACCTTGCAGAACTTCAGAATGAATGTTCTAAGCTTTTTAAGATTAGTCCGGATGAAACATTAAAATATACTCAGGAGCTATATGAAAAGAAGCTTGTAACATACCCAAGAACGGATGCCAGGGTTTTATCCACCGCAGTCTCAAAAGAAATCTATAAAAATATCAAGGGATTAACTGCTCTTTCACAATTTCAACCATTTGCGGAAGAAGTCTTAGCTCTTGGTTCGTATAAAAACATAGCAAAGACTCGTTATGTGAATGACAAACAGATCACCGATCACTATGCAATTATACCAACCGGTCAAGGGTTTGGAGCATTGTCTTCCCTATCTCCGACTGCAAAGAGAGTATATGTGTCAATTGTGAAACGATTCTTAAGTATCTTTTATCCACCAGCAGTTTATCAAAAGATAGCAATAACAACGAAGATTGATACGGAAAGCTTTTTTTCAAGTTTCCGTGTTTTAATTGAAGAAGGATATTTAAAGGTTGCAGGCTATCAAGGAAATACGAATACCGCAATGCAAGATACGGATGGATCTGCAAAAACATCCACTAAGACAGAGGCTGACGGAAAAGAGAAAGGCTCTGATGAGGAGACTGAGGAAGAGAAAGATTATGATGCGACGTTCTTTGAGGTTATTAAGAGTCTGAAAAAAGGGATGAAACTACCAGTTCGTAATTTTACAATTAAAGAAGGAGAAACGGCTCCTCCAAAACGCTATAATTCTGGTTCACTAATTCTTGCGATGGAAAATGCAGGACAGTTAATTGATGACGAAGAATTGCGTGCTCAGATAAAAGGAAGCGGTATTGGAACAAGTGCAACAAGAGCTGAAATATTAAACAAACTTGTTAAGATAAATTACCTCTCTCTAAACAAGAAAACACAGATTATGACCCCTGCTTTAATGGGTGAATTAATTTATGATGTTGTGAATGTTTCTATTCGGTCTTTACTCAATGCGGAGCTTACCGCAAGCTGGGAAAAGGGGCTTACGATGGTATCAGATGGAACTATTACGAAAGACGAGTATATTGCAAAACTGGAGGGGTTTGTAGGGCGTATGACCGAAGGCGTGAAGGGAGTCAATAACGCGAATCTATTAATACCATACTTTGAACAAGTCGCACAAAACTATAAAAAGTAG
- a CDS encoding lactate utilization protein has product MSSPKKQYYENLADSLIEKFNQRGIEGYYCDNKEEALTVAKRFLTPGCSVSWGGSMTLDEIGLLDEFHNSDYIIYDRNKAKTPEERSELYGKIVTADYYFMSSNAITLDGKLVNIDGSGNRVACLITGPKNVIVIAGMNKIVTDEATAMERVRNMAAPPNAIRLNKKTPCAELGRCANCLVPDCICSSIVITRRSHIPYRLKVILIGEELGY; this is encoded by the coding sequence ATGTCTTCACCGAAAAAGCAATACTATGAAAATCTTGCAGATAGTTTGATTGAGAAATTTAATCAACGTGGAATTGAAGGATATTACTGTGATAACAAAGAAGAAGCCTTGACAGTAGCCAAGCGTTTTTTAACTCCTGGCTGTTCTGTTAGCTGGGGTGGTTCCATGACCCTAGATGAAATCGGATTACTCGATGAATTTCATAACTCTGACTACATAATCTATGATCGTAATAAGGCTAAAACTCCAGAAGAACGCTCTGAACTTTATGGTAAGATCGTAACAGCAGACTACTACTTTATGAGCTCCAACGCCATTACACTGGATGGAAAACTTGTTAATATTGATGGTAGTGGTAACCGCGTAGCATGCTTAATTACCGGACCTAAAAATGTCATTGTGATTGCAGGAATGAACAAAATTGTTACTGACGAAGCTACTGCAATGGAACGTGTTAGAAATATGGCCGCTCCACCAAATGCTATAAGATTAAATAAGAAAACCCCATGTGCAGAACTCGGACGATGCGCTAACTGTCTCGTTCCGGATTGTATATGCAGTAGTATTGTTATTACAAGACGTTCCCATATCCCATACCGTCTCAAAGTTATACTAATAGGTGAAGAGTTAGGATATTAA
- the glyA gene encoding serine hydroxymethyltransferase, with product MYSFEDIKVFDPELADSITMEIARQNDHIELIASENFVSKAVMAAMGSPLTNKYAEGYPGKRYYGGCEFVDIAENLAIERAKKLFGCTYANVQPHSGAQANMAVFFALLQPGDTVMGMNLAHGGHLTHGSPVNFSGSYFNIVPYGVDDNGFIDYEEVEKIAKECKPKLIVAGASAYARKIDFKRFREIADLVGAYLMVDMAHIAGLVAAGYHQSPIPYAHVTTTTTHKTLRGPRGGMILSSEEFAEEHKLNKSIFPGTQGGPLMHVIAAKAICFKEALDDSFKDYAGKIISNAGALANELTARGFNLVSGGTDNHLMLIDLQNMNITGKEAEHILDEANITCNKNTVPNDPASPFVTSGIRLGTPAITTRGFNEKDMAVVAEAISLVVKDVDKNKEQAKALVKMLTDAYPLY from the coding sequence ATGTATTCATTTGAAGATATAAAAGTATTTGATCCAGAATTAGCGGATAGTATCACAATGGAAATCGCAAGACAGAACGATCATATTGAATTGATAGCATCAGAGAATTTTGTTAGTAAGGCAGTTATGGCTGCAATGGGTAGCCCACTAACAAATAAATACGCAGAAGGATATCCAGGAAAAAGATATTATGGCGGATGCGAATTTGTTGATATAGCTGAGAATTTAGCGATCGAGAGAGCAAAGAAGTTATTTGGTTGTACTTACGCCAATGTTCAGCCTCACTCTGGTGCACAGGCGAATATGGCAGTATTCTTCGCTTTATTACAGCCAGGAGATACAGTTATGGGTATGAATCTTGCACATGGTGGGCACTTAACTCACGGTAGCCCAGTAAACTTCTCCGGTTCTTACTTTAATATTGTACCATATGGTGTGGATGACAATGGTTTTATCGACTATGAAGAGGTAGAGAAAATAGCAAAGGAATGTAAGCCAAAATTAATCGTAGCTGGAGCTTCTGCTTATGCTAGAAAGATTGACTTTAAACGTTTCCGTGAAATTGCTGACTTAGTAGGTGCATACTTGATGGTTGATATGGCACATATTGCTGGATTAGTAGCTGCTGGTTATCATCAATCACCAATACCATATGCGCACGTTACAACTACAACGACTCATAAGACATTACGTGGTCCTAGAGGCGGTATGATTTTATCTAGTGAAGAGTTTGCCGAAGAGCATAAGCTTAATAAGTCCATATTCCCAGGAACTCAAGGGGGACCGTTAATGCATGTAATTGCTGCAAAAGCTATCTGTTTTAAAGAAGCACTAGATGATAGCTTCAAAGATTATGCTGGGAAAATCATCTCCAATGCGGGGGCATTAGCAAATGAGTTAACAGCACGTGGATTTAACTTGGTATCTGGAGGTACCGACAACCACTTAATGTTAATTGACTTACAGAATATGAACATTACAGGAAAAGAGGCAGAACATATTTTAGATGAAGCTAACATTACTTGTAATAAGAATACTGTTCCAAATGATCCAGCTTCTCCATTTGTAACAAGCGGAATCCGTCTTGGTACACCTGCTATTACTACAAGAGGCTTTAATGAAAAAGATATGGCTGTTGTTGCAGAAGCAATTTCACTTGTAGTTAAAGATGTAGATAAAAACAAGGAACAGGCAAAAGCTTTGGTTAAGATGTTAACGGATGCGTATCCGCTATATTAA
- a CDS encoding DegV family protein, whose product MADYCIVSDVTLDLVQDIVNELDVHIIPMDFHLGDTPYTHFPDERELSCEDFYKRLKAGEDSVTSQINPVVFENYLTPFLESGKDVLYIAFSSGLSGTYNTGRLMSEGLKEKYPDRKIICIDSLCASIGEGLLVYLAAKERQKGKSLEEVANFVEDIKRKCCHWFMVEDLHHLKRGGRLNSLEAMVGTALRICPVLSMDKEGKLLVVSKVRGNKKALEYLVNRLEEDGIDTKNQTVIIGHAACPDYAKALADILTERGLVKDYLITNIGPVIGTHTGAGMCAMTFVGENYKF is encoded by the coding sequence ATGGCAGATTATTGTATAGTGAGTGATGTAACGTTGGATTTAGTACAGGACATCGTAAATGAGTTGGATGTACACATTATCCCTATGGATTTCCACCTAGGTGATACACCGTATACACACTTTCCAGATGAAAGAGAATTAAGTTGTGAAGATTTTTATAAACGATTAAAAGCAGGTGAAGATTCGGTAACTAGCCAGATTAATCCTGTAGTGTTTGAAAATTATTTAACTCCATTCTTAGAAAGTGGAAAAGATGTTTTATATATTGCATTTTCCTCAGGATTAAGTGGTACTTATAACACAGGCAGGTTGATGTCAGAAGGGTTAAAAGAAAAATATCCTGACAGGAAAATAATCTGTATTGATTCCTTATGTGCCTCCATTGGAGAGGGATTGCTTGTTTATCTAGCAGCAAAAGAAAGACAAAAAGGTAAATCGTTAGAAGAAGTAGCTAACTTTGTGGAAGATATCAAGAGAAAGTGTTGCCATTGGTTCATGGTAGAAGACTTACACCATTTAAAAAGAGGTGGTCGTCTAAATTCTTTAGAAGCTATGGTAGGAACAGCACTTCGCATTTGTCCAGTATTAAGTATGGATAAAGAAGGAAAATTATTGGTTGTTTCAAAGGTAAGAGGTAACAAAAAGGCATTAGAATACTTAGTAAATCGCCTTGAAGAGGATGGTATCGATACGAAAAATCAAACAGTGATTATCGGTCATGCAGCTTGCCCAGATTATGCAAAGGCTTTAGCTGATATCCTAACAGAGCGAGGATTAGTGAAAGATTACTTAATTACCAATATAGGCCCTGTCATTGGGACGCACACAGGTGCAGGAATGTGCGCGATGACATTTGTTGGTGAAAATTATAAATTTTAA
- a CDS encoding MATE family efflux transporter: protein MQKSKSKIYQNAITEGPILTRLLIFFFPILLGTFFQQLYNTSDAIIVGNFVGKRALGAVGGTTGTIINLLVGFFVGLSSGATVIISQYYGAKAEEDVKSSVHTSFALAICGGVVLMILGLYLSPIMLTSMNTPDDIYPLSLQYIRIFFLGIVPNLVYNIASGILRAVGDTKRPLYYLIISCFVNIVLDLLFVGVFHMGVAGAAIATIISQFVSAVLVVMTLLRTNESYRLVPRNIHFEVPILKRIVKIGLPAGLQSVMYSVSNVIIQSHINSLGTDTVAAWTAYGKIDGLFWMIIGALGLSVTTFIGQNYGAKKASRVHKCVKVGLILAFGISILLSIVLYFLGHYVFRLFTDDQIVLQLGMKILHFLAPTFFTYVCIEILAAALRGIGDALVPMIITCLGVCVLRIVWLYTAVPLSPNIITVIFSYPLTWVITSLLFILYYSFFSHLGFRKRALYE from the coding sequence ATGCAAAAGTCAAAATCTAAAATATACCAAAATGCTATTACGGAAGGTCCAATCCTTACCCGACTATTAATATTTTTCTTTCCAATTTTGTTAGGCACCTTCTTTCAACAACTGTATAACACTTCAGATGCTATTATCGTAGGTAACTTCGTTGGAAAACGTGCACTTGGAGCAGTAGGTGGTACCACTGGAACCATAATAAATCTCTTGGTTGGCTTTTTTGTTGGTCTTTCCTCTGGTGCTACTGTAATAATCTCGCAATACTATGGTGCCAAGGCGGAAGAAGATGTAAAAAGTTCAGTTCATACTTCATTTGCACTTGCAATTTGTGGTGGAGTCGTTTTAATGATACTTGGACTATATTTATCTCCAATAATGCTAACCTCAATGAATACCCCTGATGATATTTATCCACTATCCCTACAATATATAAGGATTTTCTTCCTTGGTATTGTACCAAATTTAGTTTATAATATTGCCTCTGGAATTCTTAGAGCGGTCGGTGATACCAAGCGACCTTTGTATTATTTAATCATCAGTTGTTTTGTAAATATTGTATTAGACCTACTTTTTGTTGGAGTTTTCCACATGGGTGTAGCCGGTGCTGCTATTGCAACTATAATCTCTCAATTCGTTAGTGCAGTTTTAGTGGTCATGACTTTATTGCGTACAAATGAATCCTATCGTTTAGTTCCTAGGAATATTCACTTTGAGGTACCAATCTTAAAACGTATTGTAAAGATAGGGCTTCCCGCTGGATTGCAGTCTGTAATGTATTCTGTGTCGAATGTAATTATTCAAAGCCACATCAATTCGCTCGGAACTGACACTGTTGCCGCTTGGACTGCCTATGGTAAAATTGATGGTCTATTTTGGATGATCATTGGTGCTCTTGGTCTCTCTGTAACTACGTTTATCGGACAAAATTATGGGGCAAAAAAAGCTTCTCGAGTTCATAAATGCGTAAAAGTAGGACTTATTTTGGCTTTTGGAATTTCTATTTTACTTAGCATTGTTTTATATTTCCTTGGTCATTATGTTTTCCGACTATTTACGGATGATCAAATAGTACTACAATTAGGTATGAAGATTCTCCATTTCCTTGCACCGACCTTCTTTACTTATGTATGCATCGAAATTTTAGCTGCTGCACTACGTGGAATTGGCGATGCGTTAGTCCCTATGATTATAACCTGTCTTGGCGTATGTGTTTTAAGAATTGTTTGGCTATATACCGCAGTACCATTGTCACCTAATATCATTACTGTTATCTTTAGTTATCCACTTACTTGGGTAATAACGTCATTACTGTTTATATTATATTATAGTTTCTTTAGCCATCTTGGTTTCCGTAAGAGAGCACTGTATGAATAA
- a CDS encoding ABC transporter substrate-binding protein, with translation MKKRVLSIIICLCMFFVAACSKDTATGGSSTKGKDNKYKVYLITMDQMDQHWVNVDAGCKKAVKELGNIDYEWLAPDVKDDAKQIECINNAVAGGANAILLAANGPDAVTSALKEAQSAGVKIIYVDSAADYPAIQTLATDNEAAGKTAGEEMMKGLTAAGIKEGKIGIVNVNAATASCVAREKGFRSAFEGTSFELLGTQYGEGDAAKSKDIAANYITSSCVGLFGANEGSTVGIGIAIEEAGEKIIGVGFDKSDTILELIKGGHLLCTMAQNPDVMGYEGMKTAAKALAGEKIGETNIDTGVSVITKD, from the coding sequence ATGAAGAAAAGGGTATTATCAATTATTATTTGCTTATGTATGTTTTTTGTGGCAGCATGTTCTAAAGATACGGCTACAGGTGGATCTAGCACGAAAGGCAAAGATAATAAATACAAGGTATATTTAATAACGATGGATCAGATGGATCAACATTGGGTTAATGTAGATGCAGGATGTAAAAAAGCAGTGAAAGAGCTTGGCAATATTGATTATGAATGGTTAGCTCCTGACGTGAAAGACGATGCAAAGCAGATTGAGTGTATCAATAATGCTGTAGCAGGCGGAGCTAACGCTATCCTTCTTGCAGCAAATGGTCCTGATGCAGTTACCTCTGCATTAAAAGAAGCACAATCAGCAGGCGTAAAAATCATCTATGTTGACTCAGCAGCTGATTATCCAGCTATTCAGACATTGGCAACTGATAATGAAGCAGCAGGTAAAACTGCCGGGGAAGAGATGATGAAAGGCCTAACAGCAGCAGGAATAAAAGAAGGGAAAATTGGTATTGTTAATGTTAATGCAGCTACAGCATCATGTGTAGCCCGTGAAAAAGGTTTCCGTTCTGCATTTGAAGGAACCTCCTTTGAATTACTTGGGACACAATATGGTGAAGGCGATGCAGCTAAATCTAAGGATATAGCAGCGAACTATATAACTTCAAGTTGTGTTGGCTTATTTGGTGCAAATGAAGGTTCTACCGTAGGTATTGGTATTGCAATTGAGGAAGCAGGAGAAAAGATTATTGGTGTGGGATTTGATAAATCAGATACAATCCTTGAATTAATTAAAGGCGGACATCTCCTTTGTACTATGGCTCAAAACCCTGATGTAATGGGCTATGAGGGTATGAAAACAGCAGCAAAAGCATTGGCTGGTGAAAAAATAGGAGAAACTAATATTGATACAGGAGTATCCGTTATTACAAAGGATTGA